A region of the Deltaproteobacteria bacterium genome:
TCCTCACCTAAAATTGCAATCCTGGCTGTCGGGTACGCAAGTGTTGGCTATTGCCGATCGACATGGCAGGCTGTTATCCATCTCGCACCAAAATCCTCTGAGCAATTGCGATCGCATTCCACTCTACGAAATCCCGCCTCTGCTCCAAATCGCTTTTATTGCCTCCGAGGATCAACGTTTCTATCAGCATGGCGGAATAGATTGGCAGGCTCGCATAGCCGCGTTGTGGCAGAATATCCGCGCAACTCGAATAGTAAGAGGTGCAAGCACTATTACGGAACAAGTAGTGCGCATGCTGCATCCCCGGCCGCGCACTTGGTGGTCCAAATGGATCGAGACCTTTGAGGCGACTAGTTTAGAGCGTCATTCTTCCAAGGCCAACATTCTAGAGTTTTACTTAAACCAGGTTCCCTATGCTTCTAATCGCAGGGGCGTAATGCAGGCCTCACACTACTATTTCGATCGCGATCTTTCGACTCTTAACGTTAAGGAGACACTTGCGCTAGCCATTCTGATTCGCGCGCCTTCGCGGTTGGATCTCTACGGCAACCTAAAAGCAGTCGAACGAGAGACTTATCATTTGGCAGAGTTGCTAGTAAGGAAAGGAACCTTTGATCAGCGACAGCTTGAGGAGGTGCGACAGCAAACTATCGCTCTCCAGCGTTCGGGCAATATTACAAATGCCGCCCATTTCGTAGGGTTTGTTCGGCGCTCGACTAAAGATCCAGGGTTTGGCTGGAGATATATGATTACAACGCTCGATCTCGACATCCAGCGCCAGGTGCAGGAAATACTAGATGAGCGGACTAGGACTCTTCACATGCGAGACCTACGCAATGCAGGAGCATTAGTAGTCGATCACTCGCGCGGGGAAATTCTGGCATGGGTGGTAGCCGGCACAAATAACTCGACGACACCAGGCGGACAAATCGATGCTGTAACTTCGCCGCGGCAACCTGGCTCAGCGCTAAAACCCTTTCTCTACGCAGCAGCGCTAGAGCTTGGCTGGTCTTCTGCCACGGTCTTAGATGATTCTCCGCTTGTGGCAGCCGTTGGTAGTGGACTGCATAATTTTAAGAATTACAGCAATACTTATTATGGCAAAATTTCCTTGCGTGAAGCACTTGCTAATTCACTAAATATTCCAGCTTTACGCACCATTGAATATGTAGGCACAAGCCGCTATCTTTCCCTCCTGCACAAGCTAGGGTTTGCCAGTCTAAACCGCGAGGCAAGTGTTTACGATAGAGGGCTAGCACTTGGAAATGGCGAGGTAACGTTGTTGGAGCTAACGCAAGCTTATGCAGTACTGGCTAATCGCGGCATTTATCGCCCGCTAAAATTTAGTTTCTCAGACAACGGCCGCGATCGACCAAAACGCCTAATCTCCGATCAAGTCGCTTCACTTGTTGGCAATATACTTTCCGACCCTTGGGCCAGGCGACTCGAGTTTGGCAGTAACAGCATCCTCAACCTGCCGGTTCAGACTGCGGTAAAAACTGGAACATCGACGGATTACCGCGATGCCTGGGCTGTGGGATTTAACGATACCTATGTGGTGGGGATTTGGATGGGTAACCTCGATGGGAGCCCCACGGATGGAGTTACCGGCTCTACTGGGCCGGCGCTGGCCATACGCAGCATCTTTTCAAGGCTTAATCAGCACCGGATTAGCCGGCCCCTTTATTTAAGTCAGAGATTGGTGCGACAGGATATTTGCGTGGCTTCGGGTGACGATACTCAATGCGCTATCCGAAGTGAATATTTTGTGCCCGGGACAGAGCCTACCACTGCTGCCGTGCTCGAACCAAGCGAGGCTCCCACTCTAGTAACACCTACTAGCAATCTCCAGCTCGCCTGGGATCCTCGCATCCCCCGAGAGCGACACAAATTTGAGTTTCAGATTGAAGGCCTTAAGCCGGGCGAAAGCGTTTCCTGGATGTTAAATGATCGGCCACTTGCTCATACTGACAGCGGAAAATACTTATGGAACGTAGACCGGGGACAATTTCGACTGGCAGCAACAGTTTATCACGACGAGGATAAACTGTTTTCGTTACCCGAGGTAGCTTTTAGCGTAAAATGAAGACCAAGATGCGAGAATTACCCGCCACAGTGGCCAACCTTCGCCATACTTCAAATGGCCATACCACGCAAAAGTCATAAGCACGTTAGAACAGAATAGAAGAAATACTGTAATCACTTGTCCTTATATTTTTTTAGGTCTACATGCCCACGGTTCATGAGTAGTCA
Encoded here:
- a CDS encoding DMT family protein, which encodes MITVFLLFCSNVLMTFAWYGHLKYGEGWPLWRVILASWSSFYAKSYLG
- a CDS encoding transglycosylase domain-containing protein, yielding MKRKGIGYRRFSLLSPHLGLTRLRPAYWFALCALAFAIKTYCDVSSPHLKLQSWLSGTQVLAIADRHGRLLSISHQNPLSNCDRIPLYEIPPLLQIAFIASEDQRFYQHGGIDWQARIAALWQNIRATRIVRGASTITEQVVRMLHPRPRTWWSKWIETFEATSLERHSSKANILEFYLNQVPYASNRRGVMQASHYYFDRDLSTLNVKETLALAILIRAPSRLDLYGNLKAVERETYHLAELLVRKGTFDQRQLEEVRQQTIALQRSGNITNAAHFVGFVRRSTKDPGFGWRYMITTLDLDIQRQVQEILDERTRTLHMRDLRNAGALVVDHSRGEILAWVVAGTNNSTTPGGQIDAVTSPRQPGSALKPFLYAAALELGWSSATVLDDSPLVAAVGSGLHNFKNYSNTYYGKISLREALANSLNIPALRTIEYVGTSRYLSLLHKLGFASLNREASVYDRGLALGNGEVTLLELTQAYAVLANRGIYRPLKFSFSDNGRDRPKRLISDQVASLVGNILSDPWARRLEFGSNSILNLPVQTAVKTGTSTDYRDAWAVGFNDTYVVGIWMGNLDGSPTDGVTGSTGPALAIRSIFSRLNQHRISRPLYLSQRLVRQDICVASGDDTQCAIRSEYFVPGTEPTTAAVLEPSEAPTLVTPTSNLQLAWDPRIPRERHKFEFQIEGLKPGESVSWMLNDRPLAHTDSGKYLWNVDRGQFRLAATVYHDEDKLFSLPEVAFSVK